In one Magallana gigas chromosome 7, xbMagGiga1.1, whole genome shotgun sequence genomic region, the following are encoded:
- the LOC105329458 gene encoding tyrosine-protein phosphatase Lar isoform X13, with translation MPDENLWNNMAHISRRFHYMECIVECLFLLFSLNGITGQSVPVKPTRLTHWEVTPQTVRLTWNAGDSEVIVQYRPKDDPGAEWIETRPKSEEFTVRRLQPFTVYQFRVVPVNVYGQGQASDIIEVRTGELAPGTPPRYVIAKALNPRTVEVSWLPPEKPNGVIQGYRVFYTLQPDLPIILWHNQEVQSNTNSTIITNLSPNDTYTICVLAYSAKGEGPVSQLITVITNEGKNRLDPNGKIQTHFSKFPGPITDRFTDNQLVPSQPRNIRQEVTGPNTINVSWEPPSQTRNPVKEYWVYYNDTYLKQENKAVVPGTQNRYQLQDLTPNTVYTIKVSALSEKGEGAATRIIQAITQDFANEMLVPSAAPQAVSGMPYKDSRSIKVTWKPPPKDQQNGEIQGYKIFYVKNEKSQTDQDAKSVSVEAEEIVLGELEIFTEYKIWVIAFTTVGDGPRSQPIRVWTNEDVPNEPVKVTAEAINSTAMFVEWRPPEGRGSNGIIRGYYVYYYETNNKDEMVGQELVHDTHDGNRNEAVITSLKADTVYSVQVAGYTRRGDGKRSKKRTINTKGAVPTPPRDLHASLLDTLQVHVTWKIPRELYGQLLGYQVIWGRKGESYQMLNLPSHRMSYISDVLEKGATYEFRVKAKNEVGLGERASAIIITPDGVPDGAPQNFSGDSLSETSILLEWDLPAKHLQNGEIVMYQLLYRKLGSNIEEELNVTGLQYEVKGLDMNTDYVFRIRAFTSMGPGPWSAEYRHHTFGKMPDKPLNVKLRRKSSNKIEVTWDEPNTAVSGYRVYYNEYQTPNMEDWRKLDIGPYTIADIDIPDEKSTYVVKVQAKSVDGRFGNLSDAAVDPFVIERPKSDQVQNFEVTMRTATEVHLSWDPPAKIGVAYYMLKFDGVTSKRMKGRLANPVHRDMKTEKILANQKSCIVKNLSPKTLYTFNISAFYKSGEFGPPQMVRVYTRLLAPKVVHQPQIKGYVADSVILSFNKASEDNGDLSYYYLVVVPNDIAITKNPSDFKESEIGLKLNETTNTFYADQTSSNAVYIAAKFNAEQLPSDFKLGDDAEYGGFKNRPLDKDTQYNVFLRAYTVDKSLYKSSEYSVLFHLQHSNPTKSDPGYLTPGSTGSQEESSGPLKEDVANSKSVMIIMIVAPVCAGVVLVIIGCILLVWYMRRKSNRKSKSPEPYTGKVIVDVPSHPCDPVELRRQHYQTPGMISHPPIPIHMLQEHIDNLKANDNLKFSQEYESIEPGQQFTWDQSNYEINKPKNRYANVIAYDHSRVILQPENGIPGSDYINANYMDGYRKQNAYIATQGPLPETFGDFWRMVWEQRTGTIVMMTRLEERSRIKCDQYWPHRGAETYGVMQVLLVDVTELSTYTIRTFHISRYGYPEKREVRQFQFTAWPDHGVPDHPTPLLMFMRRVKASNPSDAGPLIVHCSAGVGRTGAFIVIDAMLERIKHEKTVDIYGHVTCLRAQRNYMVQTEDQYIFIHDALLEAVTCGNTEVPARNLSVHIQKLMQPEPGETVTGMELEFKRLANMKASPNRFVSANLPVNKFKNRLVNILPFESTRVALQPIRGVDGSDYINASFIDGYKYRQAYIATQGCLAETTEDFWRMLWEHNSTIIVMLTKLREMGREKCHQYWPSERSARYQYFVVDPMAEYNMPQYILREFKVTDARDGQSRTIRQFQFTDWPEQGVPKSGDGFIDFIGQVHKTKEQFGQVGPITVHCSAGVGRTGVFITLSIVLERMRYEGVVDMFQTVKMLRTQRPAMVQTEDQYQFCYRAAFEYLGSFDHYAT, from the exons ATGCCTGATGAAAACTTGTGGAACAATATGGCACACATCTCAAGGAGATTTCACTACATGGAATGTATTGTGGAGTGTTTATTTCTGTTGTTTTCTCTGAATGGGATTACTGGTCAAAGTGTCCCGGTAAAGCCCACACGATTAACCCACTGGGAGGTGACTCCCCAGACAGTGAGGCTGACATGGAATGCTGGTGACAGTGAGGTGATAGTCCAGTACAGACCAAAGGACGACCCCGGGGCTGAGTGGATCGAGACTCGCCCCAAGAGTGAAGAGTTCACTGTGAGGCGTCTCCAGCCCTTCACTGTTTATCAGTTCCGAGTTGTTCCTGTGAATGTCTATGGTCAGGGTCAGGCTAGTGATATTATTGAAGTCCGTACTGGAGAACTAG CCCCAGGAACTCCTCCCAGATATGTAATAGCCAAAGCTCTGAATCCTAGAACAGTTGAGGTCTCTTGGCTACCCCCAGAAAAACCCAATGGAGTCATACAG GGATATCGAGTGTTTTACACTCTGCAACCAGATTTACCCATAATCCTGTGGCACAACCAGGAAGTCCAATCAAACACCAACAGTACCATCATTACAAATCTGAGTCCCAATGACACATACACCATTTGTGTCCTGGCTTATTCTGCCAAAGGGGAGGGGCCAGTGTCGCAACTCATCACAGTCATCACCAATGAAGGAA AAAATCGTTTAGACCCAAACGgtaaaattcaaacacattttagtAAATTCCCCGGTCCAATTACAGATAGATTCACCG ACAACCAACTGG TTCCGTCCCAACCTCGTAACATTAGGCAGGAGGTGACCGGACCAAACACGATCAACGTCTCTTGGGAGCCACCTAGTCAGACCAGGAACCCCGTCAAGGAGTACTGGGTGTACTACAATGACACCTATCTAAAGCAGGAAAACAAGGCGGTGGTCCCCGGTACTCAAAACAGGTACCAGCTCCAGGACCTGACCCCCAACACAGTGTACACCATCAAGGTCTCTGCCCTCTCCGAGAAAGGGGAGGGGGCTGCCACTCGCATCATCCAGGCCATCACCCAAGACTTTG CCAATGAAATGTTGG TTCCAAGCGCCGCCCCACAAGCTGTTAGCGGAATGCCATACAAAGATTCCAGAAGTATCAAAGTCACTTGGAAACCTCCCCCCAAAGATCAGCAAAATGGGGAGATTCAAGGCTATAAGatattttatgtgaaaaacGAAAAGAGTCAGACTGATCAGGATGCAAAAAGCGTCTCAGTGGAGGCTGAGGAGATAGTCTTGGGCGAGCTCGAGATATTTACCGAGTATAAGATCTGGGTTATAGCCTTTACCACTGTGGGAGATGGTCCTCGTTCTCAGCCCATACGAGTTTGGACTAACGAAGATG TGCCGAATGAACCTGTTAAGGTTACCGCTGAGGCGATCAACTCTACAGCCATGTTTGTGGAATGGAGACCACCGGAGGGTCGCGGCAGCAACGGAATAATCCGCGGATATTATGTCTACTACTACGAGACAAATAATAAAGATGAAATGGTGGGACAGGAACTGGTTCATGACACACATGATGGAAACAGAAACGAGGCGGTCATTACGAGCCTGAAGGCGGACACTGTGTACTCCGTGCAGGTGGCAGGGTACACACGCAGGGGTGACGGAAAACGCAGCAAGAAAAGGACCATCAACACCAAAGGGGCAG TTCCTACCCCACCACGAGATCTGCATGCTTCGTTGCTGGACACGTTACAAGTCCATGTGACATGGAAGATACCCAGAGAATTGTATGGCCAGTTGCTAGGTTACCAGGTCATCTGGGGTCGCAAGGGGGAATCCTATCAGATGCTGAATCTTCCCTCACACCGGATGAGTTACATCTCTGATGTTTTAG AAAAAGGGGCCACATATGAATTTAGAGTTAAGGCTAAAAATGAAGTTGGACTTGGTGAGAGAGCATCAGCTATCATCATTACCCCTGATGGtg TCCCTGACGGAGCCCCTCAGAATTTCTCCGGGGATAGCTTATCCGAGACCAGCATTCTCCTGGAATGGGATCTTCCTGCCAAGCACCTGCAGAACGGAGAGATTGTCATGTACCAGCTTCTGTATCGTAAACTTGGTTCTAACATAGAGGAGGAACTGAACGTGACCGGGCTACAGTACGAAGTGAAGGGACTGGATATGAACACGGACTATGTATTCCGGATCCGCGCTTTCACCAGTATGGGGCCAGGTCCATGGAGTGCCGAATATCGACATCACACGTTTGGAAAAA tgCCTGATAAGCCACTGAACGTAAAACTAAGAAGAAAGAGCTCTAACAAGATTGAGGTTACCTGGGATGAACCCAATACAGCGGTATCGGGGTACAGGGTGTACTACAATGAATACCAGACCCCCAACATGGAGGACTGGAGAAAGTTAGACATTGGCCCGTACACGATAGCTGACATTGATATCCCTGATGAAAAGTCAACCTACGTCGTGAAAGTACAGGCCAAGTCTGTCGATGGCAGATTCGGAAATTTGTCTGACGCAGCTGTAGATCCTTTTGTCATAGAGC GTCCAAAGAGTGACCAGGTGCAGAATTTCGAGGTGACTATGCGCACGGCCACAGAGGTCCATTTAAGCTGGGACCCCCCAGCGAAGATTGGTGTTGCCTACTACATG TTAAAGTTTGACGGTGTCACGTCCAAGCGAATGAAGGGCAGGCTGGCAAACCCAGTACATAGAGACATGAAAACAGAAAAGATTTTAGCCAATCAAAAGAGTTGTATTGTCAAAAATCTCTCACCAAAAACTCTGTACACATTCAACATCTCTGCTTTCTATAAAAGTGGAGAATTCGGGCCTCCACAGATGGTCCGAGTATATACACGTCTTTTAG cCCCAAAGGTTGTACATCAGCCTCAAATCAAAGGCTACGTAGCGGACTCGGTGATCTTGAGCTTTAACAAAGCTAGCGAGGACAACGGTGACCTGAGCTATTATTATCTTGTGGTGGTACCGAATGATATCGCCATCACTAAGAATCCATCAGACTTCAAAGAGTCCGAG ATAGGGTTGAAGTTGAATGAGACCACTAACACG TTTTACGCTGATCAAACGTCGTCAAATGCTGTTTATATCGCTGCAAAGTTCAATGCGGAACAGCTTCCTTCAGATTTTAAACTGGGCGATGATGCAGAATATGGAGGCTTTAAGAACCGCCCACTTGATAAGGACACTCAGTACAATGTCTTCTTGCGAGCTTACACAGTAGATAAG AGTTTATACAAGTCCAGCGAATATTCTGTATTGTTTCACTTGCAACACTCAAACCCCACCAAATCAGACCCCGGATATCTGACCCCTGGTTCCACAGGCTCACAGGAAGAAAGCAGCGGCCCGCTGAAAGAGGATGTTGCAAACTCTAAAAGTGTCATGATTATAATGATTGTAGCTCCTGTCTGTGCTGGCGTTGTTCTCGTTATCATTGGCTGTATTTTGCTGGTGTGGTACATGAG GAGGAAATCTAACCGAAAATCAAAAAGCCCCGAACCTTACACAGGTAAAGTGATCGTGGACGTCCCCTCTCACCCGTGTGACCCCGTAGAACTGCGTCGCCAACATTACCAGACTCCAG GCATGATAAGTCATCCTCCAATTCCAATCCATATGCTCCAGGAACACATAGACAATCTAAAAGCCAATGATAATCTCAAGTTCTCTCAAGAATACGAATCCATTGAACCAGGGCAGCAGTTTACATGGGACCAATCCAACTACGAAATTAACAAACCCAAAAACCGCTATGCTAACGTCATCGCCTATGATCACTCTCGCGTCATTCTGCAGCCGGAGAATGGTATTCCAGGCAGTGATTACATTAATGCTAATTACATGGACGGCTACAGGAAACAGAATGCTTATATTGCTACACAG GGTCCCCTCCCAGAGACATTTGGAGATTTCTGGAGGATGGTTTGGGAACAGAGGACTGGCACTATTGTTATGATGACCCGCCTAGAAGAAAGGTCAAGG ATTAAGTGTGACCAGTACTGGCCCCACAGAGGTGCGGAGACGTACGGTGTGATGCAGGTTCTCCTGGTAGACGTGACGGAGCTCTCCACATACACCATCAGGACCTTCCACATATCCAGG tatGGATATCCAGAGAAGCGTGAAGTGCGACAATTCCAGTTCACTGCCTGGCCAGACCACGGAGTCCCCGaccaccccacccccctcctGATGTTCATGAGGAGGGTCAAGGCCAGTAACCCATCTGATGCCGGACCACTAATCGTTCACTGCAG TGCTGGGGTTGGCCGAACAGGTGCTTTTATCGTCATTGATGCCATGCTGGAACGCATTAAACACGAAAAGACTGTGGACATTTACGGTCATGTGACCTGTTTACGAGCTCAACGTAACTACATGGTACAGACGGAGGACCAATACATCTTCATTCACGACGCGCTCCTAGAGGCCGTGACCTGCGGGAACACGGAGGTTCCTGCTCGCAACCTGTCCGTACACATCCAGAAACTAATGCAGCCAGAGCCGGGAGAGACGGTCACTGGAATGGAGTTAGAGTTTAAG AGATTAGCAAATATGAAGGCCAGCCCCAATCGCTTTGTTAGTGCAAATCTTCCTGTTAACAAATTCAAGAACCGACTGGTTAATATTTTACCAT TTGAATCCACACGAGTAGCATTACAGCCCATCCGAGGTGTAGATGGTTCAGATTATATCAATGCAAGCTTCATAGAT GGCTACAAATATCGCCAAGCCTACATTGCCACACAAGGCTGTTTAGCCGAGACCACCGAGGACTTCTGGAGAATGCTCTGGGAACACAACTCTACAATCATCGTCATGCTCACGAAACTTAGAGAAATGGGCAGG gagaAATGCCACCAGTACTGGCCCAGTGAGAGGTCTGCCCGCTATCAGTATTTTGTTGTAGATCCTATGGCAGAATACAACATGCCTCAGTACATTCTGAGAGAATTCAAAGTCACAGATGCAAGG GATGGACAGTCCAGAACTATCCGACAGTTCCAGTTCACTGATTGGCCGGAGCAGGGTGTTCCCAAGTCCGGAGATGGCTTCATTGACTTCATTGGTCAAGTCCACAAAACCAAGGAACAGTTCGGCCAAGTGGGGCCAATCACTGTACACTGCAG TGCTGGAGTCGGGAGAACTGGTGTTTTCATCACGTTAAGTATCGTGCTGGAGAGAATGAGATACGAGGGAGTGGTGGACATGTTCCAAACCGTTAAAATGCTGCGAACGCAACGACCCGCCATGGTGCAAACCGAG GACCAATATCAGTTTTGTTATAGAGCTGCCTTTGAGTATTTGGGATCGTTTGACCACTATGCAACGTAG